The Nicotiana tomentosiformis chromosome 2, ASM39032v3, whole genome shotgun sequence genome includes the window gagattcacagtttcttaggctagctggatattacagaaagtttgtggaggggttttctactcttgcctctccattgactaaattgacgcagaaggcaattaagttccaatggtcagatgcttgtgaaaagagtttctaggacttgaaagcaagattgactacggcgccaatgttgactctaccagagggtatagatggatttgtggtatattgtgatgcttcaataatcgggcttgggtgtgtattaatgcaacatgggaaggtgatagcttatgcttctaggcaactaaagaatcatgaaaagaactatccaacacatgatttagaacttgcgggagtggtatttgcattgaaaatttggcatcattcttTATATGGgttccatgttgatatattcacggaccataagagccttcagtatattttcaagcagaaggaactgaatctgaggcagagaatatggcttaagttactcaaggactacgacattgatattttatatcatccgagaaaggccaatgttgtggttgatgctcttagccggaaatctatgggtattttggctcacttggaggcatatcagaggccattagccaaggaagttcactgattggctagtttgggagttcgtcttgcggactctagtgaaggaggggtaattgtgcaaaatagggctgaatcatcgcttgttgtggaagtcaaagagaagcaatacaatgatccatcgTTAGTGCAGTttaaagaggggattcataaacataagacacTGGCAATAGgagtgtattgtctgggcggCCTACAGTCAAAATTTGgactaggtttttggtagttttggcgggctggtggtgagtggtaatatgctagctgagtgttataagtgtggtaggtGGTAGTGGGTTGTTGATATCTAGGAGGTGAAGGCTGTTATGTGgttggaggtgtttggtatgtgagaggagatttcggaccttgggctaccatcacagtCCATACTTCCTTCTTTTTAGATATACCCCCTGACTGCAAGGCTTTGTTCGTAGCCTGGAGTGCCTCAAAATTTGTTACCATCCTGCTTTTGATTCCcttttctattctttctcccaatttgatgatgtcggagaatttatgattttcaataaccatcaacctctTATAATATTGTGGATCCTGGGACCtgacaaagaatttgttcatttgttcttcttccaatgctagccttacttttgcagcctcTGATCTCCACCTAGTAGCATACTCGTGGAAAGTTTCTGTCAGCTTCTTCTTAAGATTCTGGATATAGAAGACGTCTGGTGTATTCTCTATGTTGAATCTGAAACGATCCATAAAATCTGaagccatgcttacccaattaatcCACTTCTTTGAattttgactgatgtaccaggATAGTGCTTCTCCAGTGAAGCTCCTTATGAACAGattcatgcggattctttcatcgaTACCAACCCCTACGAGTTTGTCGCAATACGTCCTTAGATGTATCTTTGGATCACCTGTCTCgccgaacatttcgaacttaggaggtttgtaactcTCTGGCAGTTCTACGTCCGGTTGAATACATAAATACTAATAGTTCAAACCTTTGATTCCTTTACCACCTTCAACACCTTGGAATCGACTTGTAAGCTTCTTAAGTTCTTCCACTATGTtgttgatgagcaggtccttctcggtgaTTTCCGATGTATACAGGGTTTGTTGTGaagtgtggggtaaggtttccacgtaTATGGGGTTATTTTGGTGGACTCTAGGGATTTGGGTGTAGTggtgatcattggttgagttttggggatcaagagtaggttgtggtgcattttgagaAGTGTGGTAGGTGGTAGTTTGTGGTTACTGGGTCGGATAATGATGATGCTGTGGATGAATTGGTactggtggaggattaggattttggggaggcatggcgtattgatgaggtgcgggaggattttgcgggTGCTGGTTTTGTATGTTTTGAGGAGGTCCTAAGTTTTTggcgttttgttggttgatgtcgggaacatttaGGGTACGgaaaaggtttgccaagttacggacctgctcaagttccgcTACACGAtggggatgatgtccttagaccattatgtcctgggccatgaattgcgtgataagggattcgcaggccatgaaatgatgttctcgggccatgaaaatggtgcctctgaagtatgacgcctttgaataatgatgtgcaatattgagagatcctcaggccatggcatggtgtcttccggctataaGGATGATTCCTTcgaactatgacgcctttggacagaatggcgatgtttcagcccataagatgcaaagacatgatgttTGGTTATGCGAAGCaaaacaagacagagcttagtcttgtgtaagatcgGGAGCAGAGCTTAGCCTCGAGGTGGAGAATAGTGCTAGATTTCAAGTAGCATAGCATTTGGGGTTACGCAAgaaaaggcagagcttagccttatgcgactagggaggcaatgcttagcctcatgtgaAGTGGGAGGCGGTGATTGGTCTCatacaattgaggaggcagggcttagcctcatgcaagatgggagacaatgcttagtctcgtccaaggaaaggcagtgcttagcctcatgcaaaatggagacaatgcttagtctcatgcaggggaaggtagtgcttagccttatacaattaaggaggcagggcttagcctcatgcaaaaatggagacaatgcttagtctcatgcaggagaaggcagtgcttagccttatgcgattaaggaggcagggcttaacctcagcaaaggtggagacaatgcttagtcgcatgcaggggaaggcagtgcttagccttatgtaattaaggaggcgaggcttagcctcatgcaagatggagacaattcttagtctcatgcaatgaacagataataagtagtagcagagtatttcttagctggaaatgTGTTTGCGCTTGGCAGCTTTGgcgttatgaagatagtgattctaAGGTGTGCTCGAATTTAAGAATATTTCTTGTTCCTGCATCCAAAGGACAAACGTGAGTTTtatgggggaaggttggttcatgCCTCCGCCTGCCTGCTTTGCTTTGCTCTATATCGAAGTCCTGCTTGAGTTACCACGGGTAGTATCTGGatgtttcataaaaataaagttttagaaaaTGTGTGTGCATATGTTGAatgtaattatttaaaatacattagtatgaaatatcggataaattagataaaccaatgactgtgacactttagagacattgcgacttccttagaattttgagggtcctcctcaaaattctgccccagtttacttaggcgattctctaaccgttctgcatatgatgacgttggctggacttgctccggaattttgagggccctcctcaaaattctgccccagtttctggttGTGGGGataatgaaaattttattgaattgtgaccgaacccacagggctgcctacgtatcccctctaaaatgggaatcaggtcgagcgtagttcaattacatcagatgaagaaatgcgaacattcttaacataatatcttttgactgtgtctgaattgataggatttggccaaacctctccgtccatttctgtgagtatgagtgctcctcctgttagtactctgtgaaccatgtagggcccttgccaattgggcgAAAATTTCCATTTgccttcatcttgatgcgggaagatctgcTTCAGTACCAGCTACCCCGATGCGAACTGTCttggtttgacccttttgttgaaagctctggatatcatattctgatagagttgaccatgacacactgcattcattcttttcccgtaaatgagagctaattgttcatagcagcttcttatccattctgcatcactgagttcagcttcttgtataattcttaaagaaggaatttcaacctCGGCAAGAATGACAGCTTCGGTACCATAGACCAGTAAATAGGGAGTTGCCCCGTGGATGTGCGGACTGTGGTATggtaccccaataaggcaaatggtaacttctcgtgccattgcttgtggttgtctaccatcttcctcagtattttcttgatattcttgtttgcggcctccacggctccattcatttgaggcctgtatgttgtggaattcttgtgcttgattttgaaagTTTCGCACATtgctttcattaggtcactgttgatattggcggcattgtcggtgatgatggactctggaaACCCGAATCGGCAAATAATACGATCTCTGATAAAATCTGcgatgactttcttggttacagctttgtaggatgcagcttcgccccattttgtgaagtagtctatggccactaaaatgaacctgtgcccgtttgaagcggcgggctcgattggtccaatggcgtccattccccaagcggcaaaaggccaaggtgcacccattgcattgagttcatttggcggcacccgtatcatatctgtgtgtatttggcactgatgacatttctaGACATACCTGAtgtagtctgtttccatagtcatccaaaaataaccttccctcaatatcttcttggatAAAATAAAACCATTCATGTAtggtccgcaagttccagagtgtatctcttcgagcagtttggaagcttccttggcgtcaacacaccATAATAACCTtaggtctggagtccttctgtacagaattcctccactttggaaaaaatggttggacaatcttcggagcatgcattttttagtatgatttgcatgctccgggtactctccttttgccaagtactccttgatatcatggaaccatgaattcccgtcttcttcttcttcaacatgagtgCAGTAAgttggctgattatgaatccttaccggaatggggtcgatgaaattcttgtctagatgttgtatcatggaggacaaagtggccaatgcgtctgcgaactcattctggattctcgggacatgtaTAAACTCTATCTTCATGAACCTCTTCATCAtatcttgcacatgatatagatatggtaatatcttggtattctttgcaGCCCATTCCCCCTGCACCTGAGGTACcagaagatctgaatcaccaattaccagtaatttctggatattcatgtcaacggccaaattgagtcccaatatgcaagcctcatattctgccatattattggtgcacgaaaATCTGTGTTTTGCGGATAtcggataatgttgacctatttctgacaccaaaacggcTAGAATACCCACTcatttgaagtttgcggctccatcaaaaaacattctccatccgtcgtaggcttcggtgatatcttctcctacgaatgacacttcttcatcaggaaaatatgtttttagtggtttatattctcctcctacaggattttctgcaagatgatccgctaatgcttgtcccttaagcgtcttctgagtcacatagatgatgttgaattcactcaacaatatctgccattttgccagcttccctgtaggcatgggtttctggaagatgtacttcagaggatccatccttgatatgagatatgtggtataggcacagaagtagtgcctcactttctgggctatccaggtcaaagcacaggAGAtgtgttccagcaaagaatatcgtgcttcgtaggatgtgaacttcttgctcagatagtatatggcctgtTCTTTCCTTCtcgtctcatcgtgttgtcctaagacacaaccgaaagccccatataatacggagagatagagtagcagtggtctaccaggttctggcgggaccaggactggatgtgtggacaaatattctttgattctgtcaaaagctttctggTAGTCTTCAGTCCAACTCTttgcggcatccttctttaacattttgaaaatcggctcacatCTATGAGGCGGttgatgtaattaagacgtcccaagaagctcatcatgtctttcttattctttggaggtGGAAAATCcgggatagccttgacctttgatgggtctagcccAATTCCTCGacggctgacgatgaatcctaacaactttcctgcggggaccccgaaggcacatttagcgggattcaatttcaaattgtacctccgaagccgatcaaagaatttcatcaagtctgctatgtgatctgtactcttcttgcatttgatgataacgtcatccacatatacctctatctccttgtgtatcatgtcgtggaaaatagttgACATgtccctcatataagtggccccagcattcttcagaccaaatgacatcattttatagcagtacaccccccaCTGTGTAATaaaagctgtcttttcggcatcctcttcatccatccagatctgatgatttcccgcgaagcaatccacgaaggattggagttcattctTGGCGtaattgtcgatcagtatgtgtatgttgggtaacgtaAAATCATCTTtcggacttgctctgtttaggtcctgataatcgacgcatactctaactttcccatccttcttcgaaACTAGCatgatgttagccaaccaagttggttattcaaccactctgagaaccttagctttgatctgcttggtgacttcttctttgatttttagactcatatctggcttgaactttatgagcttctgctttactggcAGACACATTGGGTTgtgggtagtttatgagccactatggacgtgctcaaaccagtgatatcatcataagaccatgcgAAAATGTCTTCATATTATTTCAGGAAACaggtgtattcttctttctctgatggtgacaggtgaatgcttatgcgagtttctttgactgttttgGAATCTCCCAAGTGGACTATCTCAGTTTCGTCCaggttggacttaggcttgttctcaaaatcttcaacttctctaacaatttcctcaggtattatatcctcctcttctatttctttcgagtcactatccttatgttgcgttgtctcattacatgtcacagttggTTCATCACGATAAGAAATAGTAATGCTGTAGAGAGAAAAAtgtagagaatagtaataaataataaaatagcaaACCATTGATAATTATCAAGATGTCAAACAAAAGCGATTTTCAATGATTCAAACAAatgtttcaaaacaaaatactgaaaatgtttttacaaatgctcataagaattgttttcaaaataaatgatacTAGTAGCCAGGCTACCCTGGAACTCggcgggcccttgatggtgtggCAGTCCAGTTCCTGAGAATAGCTCCCTTCTCCACAGTCTGGATGACGAGGCCTTCTTCCTCCTTCTCCTCAACTATTACACTGCAGCCCATGTCTTCATCTTCCAAGAATAGATTCCTTAAACCAACTAGCGCTTCATCTTCTTCTGATCCCTACATCATATCAGCCTAATGGAAGGATTGGCTCAAATATGGTATCGGCTGCtcgagagggtaataaggaccacgtcATAGTggtgaccaattctgatactcgtgccaggtgtattgaTATCCCAGTCCAAAGATCGTGCCGTGACGTTTTAACTGTATTaatttggtgatcccttggagatttttgccgagacccttgtcgggttcataccctgtccatgccaatgTGCTTTCTATTTTACTACTCCAGCATTTGTCCTTCTCGATCGCGTGTATTTTGTCCcaccaagggcgactctgtgttccaaatgtggatggtctccaggaaagaattatgactgaagctcacacttctatgtattccgtgcacccaggttctacaaaaatatatcatgatcttaaggaagtctattggtggaatcaTATGAATAGGAATGTGGCggattttgtggcaagatgtccaaattgtcagcaagtgaaggccgaacaccaaaggcccggtgggttggcacagaacatagaaattccaatgtggaagtggaaaatgattaatatggactttttggtaggattaccgcacactccgcgcaagtttgactcaatttgggtgattgtagatcgactcacgaaatcagcacactttttgccggttaagtctaccgacacagtggagtAGTGttctcagttgtatatcaaagaaatagtcaggttgcatggcaccccagtttccatcatttctgatcggggagcacaattcactgctaatttttggaagaaatttcagcaaggtttgggtactcaggtgaatcttagtacagcctttcacccgcagactaacgggcaggcagagcggactattcagacgcttgaggatatgttgcgcgcttgtgttctagacttcaaaggtagctgggatgatcatttaccactcatagaatttgcatataacaatagctatcatgctagcattcaaatggaaccgttcgaggctttatatggtaggagatgtagatctcccattgggtggttcaaaattggggaagcagatttgatagggccagaccttgcgCATCAagctatgaaaaaagttaaaatcattaaggagcggttgaagactgctcagagtcgtcagaaatttTATTCAGATGTtcatcgtagggatttggagttcaaagaagatgattggtattcttgaaagtttcccccatgaagggtgtagtgcaatttggtaagaaagggaaattgagtccgaggtatgtcagaccgtacaaaatcattagaggatcggtgaggtggcatacaagcttgaactaccacctaagatgtcattagtacacccggtgtttcatgtgcctatgttgaagaaagtagttggagatccatcactcattgttccggttagGACTATtgaatgagaaattgacttacaaagagattccggtttctattattgatcggcaagtccgaaagttgagaaataaagaaattacatctgtgaaagtgttatggcaaaaccaacaagttgaagaggctacttgggaggccgagaaagaaatgaataaaaagtatccttatttgtttgaatgaccatgtatttataaagctGTGATCTATGAAAAAAATTCTAAGAGTTGCactctatgaattatgtatgatttgtacatttgatgttaagggtattccgttctggtaatataattgcttgtgaggccacagttggtgttgtttaatattatgttacgtcgttgaaTTATGTATGTGCTGGTAGAATGTGTTTTTGGGGCtctttgacaggtggataggcctcgttacaagggaaactctggcgaaatttttgaaaatttagggagttagtcaaatttggggttgctggtgtgtggtatgaaaagtGAGTTGCATAAGATACTAATAACAGatatttttaccctcattcgaggacgaatgatcctaagtgggggagaatgtaaggccccataaaattttgcaaaagaaaataatgtttcgtggtgccgaatgaTTTATTTTACGTGTTGAGGATTAGCGGctcagaccttttgggttgaacaatgcaccggaaagtaaaggaaaatttttggctgaaaa containing:
- the LOC138904977 gene encoding uncharacterized protein yields the protein MFGETGDPKIHLRTYCDKLVGVGIDERIRMNLFIRSFTGEALSWYISQNSKKWINWVSMASDFMDRFRFNIENTPDVFYIQNLKKKLTETFHEYATRWRSEAAKVRLALEEEQMNKFFVRSQDPQYYKRLMVIENHKFSDIIKLGERIEKGIKSRMVTNFEALQATNKALQSGGISKKKEVWTVMVAQGPKSPLTYQTPPTT